The following DNA comes from Deltaproteobacteria bacterium.
AGTACAGAAGGCGTTGGGTCCCGTACCCGTGAAGATCGTAGCGACCACTTCGCGATCCGTCGAGGAGTTCTCAAAACAGGCGATGACACCCTTTACCATCTCGGTGGTATAGGAGTTGTACTGGGCCGGGTTGTTCAGCGTGATCCAGGACGTAAACAGCCCCGGAACTACGTTACCCTTGGGGTCTTTAAGGGGTTTCTTCTCATAAGTTACGCAGGGCGCCGTTGTTCCCCAGTGGTTAGAGCCGTGCCTGTCGTGATCCTTTTTGCCATGTTCTCTGGGCATCCATTCTAAAGCCATAATTTTTCCTCCTGATAGGTTTTATTTGTACACAAAAAATTACCGTCATTCCGGTTTACGCCGGAATGACGACAGTGATCAAAAATCGGGTGTCAGCACGATCCGCTTGGCAGGTGAGCCGGCCTTGTGGACGTCCGCAAAGGTCTGGGCAATCGTGCTCATGGGCCTCTTCTCCACGAAGGGTTCCATATCTATCTTCTTCGTCAGGATCATATCCAGCACAATGGGATAATACTCGGGCAGACATCCCCAACTGCCGATAATATCGGCGTCAAAGGCCATCAGCCGGCCGATGGCGTACTCCGTCTTGGCCATGCCGAAACCAACTACAATCAGCTTGCCGGTGAAGCCTAAGAGCGCCAGCGCAATCTCCTGCCCTCCCTTGACACCGGTTATCTCGAAGATCTTCCAGCCGAAGTTCGGCAGGTCCTTGCCTTTGCAAAGTTCACGAAATTCCTTGGAAATGGCGTTGGCATCCTTGTCCGTAGAGTTGATAACGAAATCCGCCCCGTATTTCAGTGATCTCTCCAATTTCTCCTTATTGCGTGCGATCCCGATGACGGTCTTCGCCCCCAGGGCCTTCGCCACCTGTCCCATGTACTGACCAACGCCACCGGTAATACCGATTACGATCACGTTGTCGCCGGGCTGCAAGTCAGCTCTCTTAGCCGCCTGATAAGGCGTCGTGGCGGCATCGGCTACGACAGCCAAGTTGGCGAGGGGAATGCTGCCCCTGTTTTTAACTTCGCAGAGATCAACGCTGGGAACCGGGATGTGGCTGGAAAAGCCGCCGTAAACGCCCAGGCTGTTGCCCGGCATCTTCTGAGCCAGGCATCTGTTGCCCCGGCCTGTTTTACAGAGCAAACATTGACGGCAAGGCATAACCGCGGGGATAATAACCTCTTTGCCGATCCACTTTGCGTCACCCGCCACGACCGTGCCCGATATCTCATGGCCCAGTGTCAGGGGAGGTTTCGATACGGTGGGAACGCCGTCGTAAAAATATCCCAGATCCGTGTGGCACACACCACAGCCTGCAACTTCCACCAATACCTCTCCGGCCTTCAACACCGGCACAGGTAACTCCGCTTTTTCGATTTTCCCTGGTGTGACTTCCCCCGTCTCCTTGTTACGCGAGGTTGGTTGGACCATTTGCCAAGTCAAGATTTTGTCCGGTACATTTGCCATATTGTTCCTCCTTTCAAATCAAGATAATTCTATTCTGGCTATGTTATAACTACAAAATGATTAGCTTGTCAATACTTTTTAATGAAAAACTATCTTTTACCATTCACCGCCTTGTAAGCCTGCACAAACCTCCCCACCAGCACCCCCACATCCTGCCGAATCACGTTCAGACTGCCGATATTAGCCAGCCCCGTGATACTGAGCGACCAGGTAGCCGCCAGCGTTTTTACCTGCGGATTGGCCTCCAGCGCAGCTAACTGACGTAATTCCAGTTTGATATCGTAGGCATACCAGTACTTCTCCGTCTCATGAGTATTGACGTTGACACAAAGCGCAGGCCGGCCGGGGATTGCGAGCCAGTCATTGCCCTCCATAACCCGTATCCCGTTTTCCCGCAGCCTCTGCTCCACATCGCGGCGAATCTGCGCGCCGCTCAGCCCGAACTTGGCGGCATACTTCTGCACATTGGGCTGCACCTCCTCCACGACCACTCTAAACCCCGGAATCCCGACCAGCGTCTCCCGGCTGACCTCCGAATCCTCGGCAAACCCCGTTACACAACACAAGGATAACAACAATCCGATTACCAAGAATCCCAATAAATGTTTCCTTATCATCTTCCCTCCCCATCTTCCTTAGCTTAAAGCTTAAATCTGTTTGTCACCCTCCTCATAATGCTTAACATACTTTTTTAGCAAATTCCGCACCTTGCTGTCATTCTGCCGGGATGTTTCCTGCAGCGCCGTTTGAAATTCCGCCAGGATGCCCTCAATCTGTTCCCGATTGTAGCCATTTGGATTGCGGGCCGTGAAGATCTTTTCGTGACGGGTGGCGTCAGTGCCTTCCTCAGCCGTCAGTATCTCTTCGAAGAGCTTTTCCCCCGGCCGCAGTCCCACAACATCAATATCCACATCCTTGTATGGCTCCAGACCGTGGATACGGATCAATCCCTCGGCAAAATCGGTGATTCTGACCGGTTTCCCCATATCCAGCACCATGACCTCACCGCCCCGGCCAATAACCGCCGCCTGCAGAACCAGGGTAACCGCCTCGGGGATCGTCATGAAGTAACGCTTCATATCGCGATGGGTAACAGTCAGGGCCTCGCCATGCCGCAACTGATCCAGAAACATGGGCAGGACGCTCCCCCGGCTGCCCAAAACATTCCCAAACCGCACCGACACAAATTGGGTTCCTCCGCTCGCATTCATCGCCTGACAAATATACTCCGCCACCCGCTTCGTCGCCCCCATGACGCTTGTCGGCCGCACCGCCTTATCCGTTGAAATCATGACGAATTTCTCTACATCATGCGCCGCCGCCGCCTTTGCCAGCTCATAAGTCCCGAAGACGTTGACCTTGACCGCCTCTTTGGGATTGTACTCCATCATGGGGACATGCTTGAGCGCTGCCGCATGGAATACGATCTGCGGCGCCAGCTCC
Coding sequences within:
- the had gene encoding 6-hydroxycyclohex-1-ene-1-carbonyl-CoA dehydrogenase, producing the protein MANVPDKILTWQMVQPTSRNKETGEVTPGKIEKAELPVPVLKAGEVLVEVAGCGVCHTDLGYFYDGVPTVSKPPLTLGHEISGTVVAGDAKWIGKEVIIPAVMPCRQCLLCKTGRGNRCLAQKMPGNSLGVYGGFSSHIPVPSVDLCEVKNRGSIPLANLAVVADAATTPYQAAKRADLQPGDNVIVIGITGGVGQYMGQVAKALGAKTVIGIARNKEKLERSLKYGADFVINSTDKDANAISKEFRELCKGKDLPNFGWKIFEITGVKGGQEIALALLGFTGKLIVVGFGMAKTEYAIGRLMAFDADIIGSWGCLPEYYPIVLDMILTKKIDMEPFVEKRPMSTIAQTFADVHKAGSPAKRIVLTPDF